The Mammaliicoccus sciuri genome window below encodes:
- a CDS encoding DUF423 domain-containing protein, giving the protein MKLFIIIGAINAMIAVAAGAFGAHGLENKLSAKYLDIWGKATTYQMYHALGLILIGIISGTTSISLNVAGWLMTFGIVFFSGSLYILAVTQIKILGAITPIGGVLFIASWLLLVIAVWKI; this is encoded by the coding sequence ATGAAATTATTTATTATAATAGGTGCAATTAATGCAATGATCGCTGTAGCAGCAGGTGCATTTGGTGCACATGGTTTAGAAAATAAATTATCGGCTAAATACTTAGATATATGGGGTAAAGCAACAACATACCAAATGTATCATGCACTCGGTTTAATTTTAATTGGTATTATTTCGGGTACAACATCTATCAGTTTAAACGTAGCTGGATGGTTGATGACATTTGGCATAGTATTCTTTAGTGGTTCATTATATATACTTGCTGTAACACAAATTAAAATACTTGGCGCTATTACACCAATTGGTGGCGTATTATTTATAGCAAGTTGGTTATTACTCGTAATTGCTGTTTGGAAAATTTAA
- a CDS encoding DUF5327 family protein, with the protein MISRSQLIAAIEEELVAADNASTNEVFNRHMHAIHTLSGLVDKEDDLTHDIKVEQNISSTPKPTPKAKPQISDEEIRKMGGKVRNEPSVNKTENQLTTDDGIGNGDSIFDF; encoded by the coding sequence ATGATAAGTAGATCACAATTAATTGCTGCAATAGAAGAAGAACTCGTTGCTGCTGACAATGCTTCAACAAATGAAGTCTTTAATCGCCACATGCATGCCATTCATACGTTAAGTGGATTGGTAGATAAAGAAGACGATTTAACGCACGATATTAAAGTAGAACAAAATATTTCTTCAACACCTAAACCAACACCAAAAGCTAAACCACAAATTTCAGATGAAGAAATTAGAAAAATGGGTGGTAAAGTGCGTAACGAACCATCTGTAAATAAAACAGAAAATCAATTAACAACAGATGATGGTATAGGTAATGGAGATTCAATATTTGATTTTTAA
- a CDS encoding uracil-DNA glycosylase encodes MDWQQIFHKIKSEHDFSEMESFLEEAYKSKTIYPDRENIYQAFDLTPLESVKVVILGQDPYHGPNQAHGLAFSVQPDAKFPPSLRNIYKELEDDIGCKRTTPHLQDWAKEGVLLLNTVLTVEAHQAHSHKNIGWEIFTDEIIKHVSSELEDVVFILWGKPAQSKIKLIDTERHHIIQSVHPSPLSAYRGFFGSKPFSKTNEYLIASGKEPINWCGGDI; translated from the coding sequence ATGGATTGGCAACAAATATTTCATAAAATAAAATCCGAACATGATTTTTCTGAAATGGAGTCATTTTTAGAAGAAGCATATAAAAGTAAGACGATTTATCCTGATAGAGAAAATATTTATCAAGCTTTTGATTTAACACCTTTAGAAAGTGTGAAAGTGGTTATTCTCGGGCAAGATCCTTATCATGGTCCGAATCAAGCGCATGGCTTAGCTTTTTCAGTACAACCAGACGCAAAATTCCCACCTTCATTAAGAAATATTTATAAAGAATTAGAAGACGATATTGGTTGCAAGAGAACGACACCTCACTTGCAAGATTGGGCTAAGGAAGGTGTATTACTTTTAAACACCGTCTTAACAGTAGAAGCACATCAAGCACATTCACATAAAAATATTGGCTGGGAAATATTCACGGATGAAATTATTAAACATGTTTCCAGTGAATTAGAAGATGTTGTGTTTATACTTTGGGGTAAACCTGCACAATCTAAGATCAAGCTTATTGATACAGAGCGCCATCATATTATACAATCTGTACATCCAAGTCCATTATCTGCTTATAGAGGATTCTTTGGGTCTAAACCATTTAGTAAGACGAATGAATATCTTATTGCGAGTGGCAAAGAACCCATTAATTGGTGTGGAGGTGACATTTAA
- the thiD gene encoding bifunctional hydroxymethylpyrimidine kinase/phosphomethylpyrimidine kinase, with amino-acid sequence MALKKVLTIAGSDTSAGAGMQADLKTFQEHDTYGMVALTAVVTMDPQTWSHDVTPLPLDLLDKQLNTAISIGPDAIKTGMLGSEEIIKRARQTYDEADAEIFVVDPVMVCKGEDEVLNPGNTDAMIKELLPKATVVTPNLFEAGQLSGLGKLTSIDDMKKAAEKIHELGAQYVVIKGGKALESDKAYDLYYDGQKHVLLSTDKFQSSYNHGAGCTFAAATTANLANAESPEDAIIHAKAFVASAIKNGWKMNDFVGPVDHGASNRIEKIEVYTEEV; translated from the coding sequence ATGGCATTAAAAAAAGTCTTAACAATAGCAGGATCAGACACAAGTGCTGGAGCTGGAATGCAAGCAGATTTAAAGACATTCCAAGAGCATGACACATATGGAATGGTTGCATTAACAGCAGTCGTTACAATGGACCCACAAACATGGTCACACGACGTAACACCATTACCTCTTGATTTACTAGATAAACAATTAAACACAGCTATTTCAATCGGACCAGATGCAATTAAAACAGGTATGCTTGGTTCTGAAGAAATTATTAAACGTGCACGTCAAACATATGACGAAGCAGACGCTGAAATTTTCGTAGTTGACCCTGTAATGGTATGTAAAGGTGAAGACGAAGTACTTAACCCGGGAAATACTGATGCAATGATTAAAGAACTATTACCAAAAGCAACTGTCGTTACACCAAATTTATTTGAAGCAGGTCAACTTTCAGGTTTAGGTAAACTAACTTCAATTGATGATATGAAAAAAGCAGCAGAAAAAATCCACGAACTTGGTGCACAATATGTTGTCATTAAAGGTGGAAAAGCTTTAGAATCAGATAAAGCTTACGACTTATATTATGACGGACAAAAGCACGTCCTATTATCAACAGATAAATTCCAATCAAGTTATAACCATGGTGCAGGTTGTACATTCGCAGCAGCAACAACAGCTAACTTAGCAAATGCCGAATCACCAGAAGATGCGATTATACATGCAAAAGCATTCGTAGCATCAGCTATTAAAAACGGTTGGAAAATGAACGACTTCGTAGGTCCAGTAGATCACGGCGCTTCAAACCGTATCGAAAAAATAGAAGTATATACTGAAGAAGTATAA
- the nagB gene encoding glucosamine-6-phosphate deaminase, whose translation MQIMNLGSKEEACHYVANELLKQIISNKKSVLGLATGGTMVRVYEQLVNLIRINEIDLSEITTFNLDEYIGIDYDHPESYYTYMHDVLFNHLPSWNESRIHLPNGSAEDLEAETKRYEALLDQEGPIDVQILGIGENGHIGFNEPGTPFDSVTSIVDLTESTIEANSRYFETIEEVPEQAISMGIQSIMKAKRIILLAYGPKKAEAIKRLLTGDITTDLPASVLYNHPNVEVVLDNNAYLSGEDDI comes from the coding sequence ATGCAAATCATGAATTTAGGATCTAAAGAGGAAGCATGCCACTATGTTGCGAATGAGTTATTAAAGCAAATTATTTCAAATAAAAAAAGTGTGCTTGGATTGGCAACTGGTGGAACGATGGTTCGTGTATACGAACAACTTGTGAACTTGATTAGAATTAATGAAATTGATTTGAGTGAAATCACGACATTTAATTTAGATGAATATATTGGTATCGATTATGATCATCCAGAAAGTTACTACACATATATGCATGATGTACTCTTTAATCATTTACCATCTTGGAACGAATCGCGTATACATTTACCAAACGGTTCGGCAGAAGATTTAGAAGCAGAAACAAAACGTTATGAAGCTTTATTAGATCAAGAAGGACCAATAGATGTTCAAATACTTGGTATTGGAGAAAATGGACATATTGGTTTCAATGAACCAGGCACTCCGTTTGATAGTGTGACAAGTATTGTTGATTTAACGGAGTCTACAATAGAAGCGAATAGCAGATATTTTGAAACGATTGAAGAAGTGCCAGAACAAGCCATTTCTATGGGGATTCAATCTATTATGAAAGCTAAACGTATAATTCTATTAGCTTATGGACCGAAGAAAGCAGAAGCGATTAAACGATTATTAACAGGTGACATTACAACAGACTTACCAGCATCTGTTTTGTATAATCATCCTAATGTAGAAGTTGTACTAGATAATAATGCGTATTTAAGTGGAGAAGACGACATTTAG
- a CDS encoding N-acetylmannosamine-6-phosphate 2-epimerase, translating into MLPQGLIVSCQALPDEPLHSSFIMSKMALAASQAGAKGIRANTKEDIIAIKEEVDLPVIGIVKRDYEGSKVFITATSKEVDELIESGCEVIALDATKQERPKESLEELVSYIREHAPNVEIMADVSDLEEAIQADKLGFDYVGTTLRGYTEYTKGHVLYENDFQFLKDVLDNVNAKVIAEGNVITPEMFKRVTDLGVHCTVVGGAITRPLEIAKRFIKEIEG; encoded by the coding sequence ATGTTACCACAAGGATTAATCGTGTCATGTCAGGCTTTACCGGATGAACCATTACATTCATCTTTTATTATGAGTAAGATGGCGTTAGCTGCATCTCAAGCAGGTGCTAAAGGTATTAGAGCGAATACGAAAGAAGATATTATCGCTATTAAAGAAGAAGTTGATTTACCGGTAATCGGAATAGTAAAACGTGATTATGAAGGTTCAAAAGTATTTATCACAGCAACTTCAAAAGAAGTCGATGAATTAATTGAAAGTGGTTGTGAAGTTATTGCGTTAGATGCGACGAAACAAGAAAGACCTAAAGAGTCACTTGAAGAACTTGTGTCATATATTAGAGAGCATGCACCAAACGTTGAAATTATGGCAGATGTTTCTGATTTAGAAGAAGCTATTCAGGCGGATAAATTAGGATTCGACTATGTTGGTACAACTTTAAGAGGTTATACAGAATATACAAAAGGTCATGTATTGTACGAAAATGATTTTCAATTTTTAAAAGATGTATTAGACAATGTTAACGCAAAAGTAATCGCAGAAGGAAACGTGATTACACCTGAAATGTTTAAACGCGTAACAGATTTAGGTGTACATTGTACAGTCGTTGGCGGTGCTATTACGAGACCTTTAGAAATAGCGAAAAGATTTATAAAAGAAATAGAGGGATAA
- a CDS encoding PTS transporter subunit EIIC, which yields MSKIFDKAQQFGKSFMLPIAILPAAGLLLGIGGALSNPNTIKAYPILDVDLLQYIFILMSSAGNIVFANLPVLFAIGVAIGLARSDKGTAGLAAMLGFLIMNATMNALLTITDNVAAPEALAKAGQGMVLGIQTVETGVFGGIIVGIMTAMLHNKYNKITLPPFLGFFGGSRFVPIVTSIASIVLGVILFFVWPTIQGWIFNAGGLVNKTGVIGTFIYGFILRMLGPFGLHHIFYLPFWQTALGGTMEINGKIIQGTQNIFFAQLGDADLTHYYSGISRYMSGRFITMMFGLLGAALAIYHTAKPEKKKVVGGLMLSAALTSFLTGITEPLEFSFLFIAPVLYVIHAIFDGLAFMMADIFNITVGQTFSGGFIDYILFGVLQGNSKTNYLLVIPIGIVWFFLYYVTFRFLITKFNFKTPGREDSEAVQTVEASERAETIIKGLGGKENIDTVDCCATRLRVTINDEHLFNEDLIKTTESRGIVKKGTGIQIIYGPHVTTIKNEVEEALENQ from the coding sequence ATGAGCAAAATTTTCGATAAAGCACAGCAATTCGGGAAATCATTTATGTTACCCATAGCAATTTTACCTGCAGCAGGGTTGTTATTAGGTATCGGTGGTGCTTTAAGTAATCCAAACACAATTAAAGCATATCCGATTTTAGACGTAGATTTATTACAGTATATATTTATTTTAATGTCATCAGCGGGGAATATCGTTTTTGCGAATTTACCAGTATTATTCGCAATCGGGGTTGCGATAGGCTTAGCAAGAAGTGATAAAGGTACAGCAGGTTTAGCAGCAATGTTAGGATTCTTAATTATGAATGCGACGATGAACGCATTATTAACGATTACGGATAATGTTGCAGCACCAGAAGCATTAGCTAAAGCAGGACAAGGTATGGTACTAGGTATTCAAACTGTCGAAACAGGTGTGTTCGGTGGGATTATCGTCGGTATTATGACTGCCATGCTACACAATAAATATAACAAAATCACATTGCCACCGTTCTTAGGGTTCTTTGGTGGATCGAGATTCGTACCGATTGTAACGTCAATAGCGTCAATCGTATTAGGTGTTATTTTGTTCTTTGTTTGGCCAACGATTCAAGGTTGGATATTCAATGCGGGTGGTCTTGTTAATAAAACAGGTGTCATCGGGACGTTTATTTATGGATTTATATTACGTATGCTTGGGCCATTTGGCTTACATCATATATTCTACTTACCATTCTGGCAAACTGCACTCGGTGGTACGATGGAAATCAACGGGAAAATTATACAAGGGACTCAAAATATCTTCTTCGCACAATTAGGAGATGCAGATTTAACACATTATTATTCAGGTATTTCAAGATACATGTCTGGTCGATTTATTACAATGATGTTCGGATTGCTTGGTGCAGCTTTAGCAATTTACCACACAGCTAAACCAGAGAAGAAAAAAGTAGTAGGTGGCTTAATGCTTTCCGCAGCATTAACATCATTCTTAACAGGTATTACTGAACCACTTGAATTTAGTTTCTTATTCATAGCACCAGTATTATATGTTATCCATGCAATCTTTGATGGTTTAGCATTTATGATGGCTGACATATTTAACATCACTGTCGGTCAAACCTTTAGTGGCGGATTCATTGATTATATCCTCTTCGGTGTGTTACAAGGGAATAGTAAGACGAACTATTTATTAGTCATTCCTATCGGTATAGTTTGGTTCTTTTTATACTATGTGACTTTTAGATTTTTAATTACGAAATTTAACTTTAAGACACCAGGACGTGAAGATAGTGAAGCGGTTCAAACTGTTGAAGCAAGTGAACGTGCCGAAACAATCATTAAAGGTTTAGGTGGAAAAGAAAACATAGATACAGTCGATTGTTGCGCAACAAGATTACGTGTAACGATTAATGATGAGCATTTGTTCAACGAAGATCTCATTAAGACGACAGAATCAAGAGGTATCGTCAAAAAAGGAACAGGTATTCAAATCATTTATGGTCCGCATGTTACGACTATAAAAAATGAAGTAGAAGAAGCGTTAGAAAATCAATAA
- a CDS encoding MurR/RpiR family transcriptional regulator, with translation MNFENRIQQFSYLFTKSDKKIAKFILDHPVGDHFSTITSLAYAIGVSTSSITRFSHKLNYQHFQDMKFNIQQTYEKTDIQNVPLIKRIHEYHQTLIQQTGEFISNDKINQLIDILSNSRQTLFAGLGSSGLTATEFYYRTMRMGIAGSSVTDAHQMKIGASLLNRNDALISFSNSGKTEELINAAKIAKSQGATVIAITNYAGSELTAYSDIVIMTIDQTRVNDKQFINTQISAHFLIDVVSYMLLERQDNMNLYQHTRNVILQDNKS, from the coding sequence ATGAATTTTGAAAATCGTATTCAACAATTTTCATACCTTTTCACAAAATCTGATAAAAAGATTGCTAAATTTATACTCGATCATCCAGTTGGCGATCATTTTTCAACAATTACTTCTTTAGCTTATGCAATTGGTGTATCTACTTCTAGCATTACAAGATTTAGTCATAAATTGAACTATCAACATTTTCAAGATATGAAGTTTAATATTCAACAAACTTATGAGAAGACGGATATTCAAAACGTTCCGCTCATTAAAAGAATCCATGAATATCATCAAACCCTTATACAACAAACAGGCGAATTTATATCTAATGATAAAATTAATCAACTGATTGATATTTTATCCAATAGTCGACAAACGCTTTTTGCAGGTTTAGGGAGTTCTGGTTTAACGGCAACTGAGTTCTATTATCGAACGATGAGGATGGGCATAGCTGGAAGTTCTGTAACTGATGCGCATCAAATGAAAATTGGGGCTTCGCTATTAAATAGAAATGATGCGTTAATTTCATTTTCTAATAGTGGTAAGACAGAAGAACTGATTAATGCTGCGAAAATTGCGAAATCTCAAGGGGCTACTGTTATTGCGATTACAAACTATGCTGGCAGTGAACTGACTGCTTATTCTGACATTGTCATCATGACGATTGATCAAACGAGAGTGAATGATAAACAATTCATTAACACACAAATATCAGCACATTTCTTGATTGATGTTGTCAGTTATATGTTGTTAGAGCGACAAGATAATATGAATCTTTATCAGCATACGAGAAATGTCATACTTCAAGACAATAAATCATAA
- a CDS encoding YojF family protein encodes MELIQEDQVQSLISEYENKPVYLHVETTNGAYANHFDSKVFNAGTFLRNIQVTFTHALLTGGNKEPYRVGLKLDNNGWVYVQGLTHYEVTENNELLIAGLNYEGQLAATLEISSNPFKD; translated from the coding sequence ATGGAATTAATTCAAGAAGATCAAGTACAATCACTAATATCGGAATATGAAAATAAGCCAGTTTATCTCCATGTAGAAACAACAAATGGTGCTTATGCAAACCATTTTGATAGCAAAGTATTTAATGCTGGTACATTTTTAAGAAATATTCAAGTTACTTTTACACACGCACTTTTAACGGGCGGTAATAAAGAGCCTTATCGTGTTGGTTTAAAATTAGACAACAACGGTTGGGTTTATGTTCAAGGATTAACACATTATGAAGTAACTGAAAATAACGAACTATTAATAGCGGGACTAAATTATGAAGGACAACTTGCTGCAACATTAGAAATTAGTAGCAATCCTTTCAAGGATTAA
- the bshB2 gene encoding bacillithiol biosynthesis deacetylase BshB2, with protein sequence MNDERQVLVIFPHPDDEAFGTSGTLSKFVDNGTPVTYACLTLGQMGRNLGNPPFATRESLPFIRERELDAAAEAIGITDLRKMGYRDKTIEFEPKDELDNMVKSLIDELNPSLIISFYPGYSVHPDHEATAESVVRTVSRMEASARPKLHLVAFSNDTYSDLGEPDINIDITGYEERKMKVLQAHASQTGPMLQNLASNTQEGEAAKDMWMKTEHFWTYHIE encoded by the coding sequence ATGAATGACGAAAGACAAGTATTAGTTATTTTTCCACATCCAGACGACGAAGCATTTGGAACTTCTGGTACATTAAGTAAGTTCGTGGACAACGGTACACCAGTAACATACGCATGTTTAACGTTAGGACAGATGGGCCGTAACCTAGGTAACCCACCTTTTGCTACACGTGAATCTTTACCATTTATAAGAGAACGTGAATTAGATGCAGCAGCTGAAGCGATTGGTATCACGGATTTAAGAAAAATGGGCTATAGAGACAAAACAATCGAATTTGAACCTAAAGATGAATTAGATAATATGGTAAAATCATTAATAGATGAACTTAACCCATCATTGATTATTTCATTCTATCCTGGTTATTCCGTTCACCCTGACCATGAAGCAACTGCAGAATCAGTTGTAAGAACAGTCAGTCGTATGGAAGCATCAGCAAGACCTAAATTACACCTTGTGGCATTTAGTAATGACACATACAGCGATTTAGGAGAACCGGATATTAATATAGATATTACTGGATACGAAGAACGCAAGATGAAGGTCCTTCAAGCTCATGCGTCTCAAACAGGTCCAATGTTACAAAACCTTGCTTCAAATACTCAAGAAGGTGAAGCGGCTAAAGATATGTGGATGAAAACAGAACATTTCTGGACATATCATATTGAATAG
- the folE2 gene encoding GTP cyclohydrolase FolE2 yields the protein MTQLDLSTREARWKYFGSVDPIKGTKPTEKEKMPDLQSSKKDFLFEIEHVGIKNLIYPVRIDDFQTVGNFEFSTSLNQDEKGINMSRIIESVEKHYDNGVKLDFDHLTTLLNTLQTAMIQNTASVDVTAKWFFNRFSPVTNQKAVGHADIRYILSVSEDKITKKSLGIEVPVTTLCPCSKEISEYSAHNQRGIITVLIDLDPEVSLPDNYKDIVLDGMEANASSMLYPILKRTDEKAVTERAYVNPRFVEDLIRLVAADLVELEWIQGFEIECRNEESIHQHDAFARLKYTK from the coding sequence ATGACACAATTAGATTTATCAACACGTGAAGCGCGCTGGAAATATTTCGGTTCAGTTGATCCTATTAAAGGTACGAAGCCAACTGAAAAAGAAAAGATGCCTGATTTACAAAGCTCTAAGAAAGATTTCCTGTTCGAAATTGAACATGTTGGTATCAAGAACTTAATTTACCCTGTAAGAATTGATGATTTTCAAACAGTTGGAAACTTCGAATTTTCAACTAGTTTAAATCAAGACGAAAAAGGTATTAATATGAGCCGTATTATCGAAAGTGTTGAAAAACATTATGATAACGGTGTAAAACTAGATTTCGATCATCTAACAACATTATTAAATACTCTACAAACTGCAATGATTCAAAATACTGCATCAGTAGATGTAACAGCAAAATGGTTCTTTAACCGCTTTAGCCCAGTTACAAACCAAAAGGCAGTCGGTCATGCAGATATTAGATATATCTTATCCGTTTCAGAAGATAAAATAACAAAGAAATCTTTAGGTATAGAAGTACCTGTAACAACGTTATGCCCATGTTCTAAAGAAATTAGTGAATACTCGGCTCATAATCAGCGTGGTATCATCACAGTCCTAATTGATTTGGATCCAGAAGTAAGCCTACCAGATAACTACAAAGATATTGTATTAGACGGTATGGAGGCTAACGCAAGTTCAATGTTATACCCAATCTTGAAACGAACTGACGAAAAAGCTGTAACAGAAAGAGCATATGTGAATCCAAGATTTGTAGAAGATTTAATTAGATTAGTAGCAGCTGATTTAGTAGAATTAGAATGGATTCAAGGATTCGAGATAGAATGCCGAAACGAAGAATCTATACATCAACACGACGCATTCGCAAGATTAAAATATACTAAGTAA
- a CDS encoding NADPH-dependent FMN reductase, which yields MKVLLIVGSAKQYSHTHALAQFVRGNIEEQGAEVTLFDLYDKPIPFLDVSGKHLNDERVKDNVNELREKAEEADAIIIGTPNYHGSYSGILKNALDHLTMDQFKMKPVGLICNSGGMRSTEPLSHLRIIMRNLLGIAVPVQISTQDADYGKTEDGTYYVDVDDIKLRVKLFTEQITKLIQNNPWIETEEVNS from the coding sequence TTGAAAGTATTACTTATTGTAGGTAGCGCAAAACAATATTCACATACACATGCACTAGCACAATTTGTTCGAGGTAATATAGAAGAACAAGGTGCAGAAGTAACATTGTTTGATTTATATGATAAACCAATACCGTTTTTAGATGTATCAGGCAAGCATTTAAATGACGAACGTGTTAAAGATAATGTAAATGAATTACGTGAGAAAGCTGAAGAAGCCGATGCAATTATTATTGGTACACCAAATTATCACGGTTCATATTCAGGTATACTGAAAAATGCATTAGATCATTTAACGATGGATCAATTTAAAATGAAACCTGTTGGCTTAATATGTAACAGTGGTGGTATGCGCAGTACAGAACCATTATCACATTTACGTATTATTATGAGAAACTTATTAGGTATCGCAGTGCCAGTTCAAATCTCAACACAAGATGCAGACTATGGTAAAACAGAAGACGGCACATATTATGTAGATGTAGATGATATTAAATTACGCGTTAAATTATTTACAGAACAAATCACAAAATTAATACAAAATAACCCATGGATTGAAACAGAAGAAGTAAATTCATAA
- a CDS encoding Cof-type HAD-IIB family hydrolase, giving the protein MIKLIATDMDGTLLNAAHEVSNENYEAIKYAQSKGITVVIATGRAFYEANSPIEKTDLTLPYICLNGAEVRDEEFNIVHTSKLTRPLINKITGVLNKEDIYYQVYTNFGIYTEDPEKDLEIYVDIAEKAGQKADVKKIRANIQSRIDNGTLKTVDSYDEIENRPGEIILKILAFASDLSKIDRAKAEISESKSLAVSSSSRGNIEITHSDAQKGIALEEIANQLNIPMSDVMAIGDNLNDVSMLEKAGYAVAMENGAPEVKEIADYVTDTNEHSGVGKAIIHALKDYDR; this is encoded by the coding sequence ATGATTAAGTTAATCGCAACAGATATGGATGGTACTTTATTAAACGCTGCGCATGAAGTTTCTAATGAAAATTATGAAGCAATAAAGTATGCACAATCTAAAGGGATAACTGTCGTTATAGCTACAGGTAGAGCATTTTATGAAGCAAACAGTCCAATTGAAAAAACAGATTTAACATTACCATATATTTGTTTAAATGGTGCAGAAGTAAGAGATGAAGAATTCAACATCGTTCATACATCTAAATTAACACGTCCATTAATCAACAAAATCACAGGCGTCTTAAATAAAGAAGATATTTATTATCAAGTATATACAAACTTTGGTATATATACAGAAGACCCAGAAAAAGATTTAGAAATCTACGTTGATATCGCTGAAAAAGCTGGTCAAAAAGCCGATGTTAAAAAAATTCGTGCCAACATTCAAAGTAGAATTGACAACGGTACTTTAAAAACTGTTGATAGCTACGATGAAATCGAAAATAGACCAGGCGAAATCATTTTGAAAATTTTAGCATTCGCGAGTGACTTATCTAAAATTGATAGAGCCAAAGCTGAAATTTCTGAATCAAAAAGTTTAGCTGTATCTTCATCATCAAGAGGGAATATCGAAATTACACATTCAGATGCTCAAAAAGGTATCGCTTTAGAAGAAATCGCAAATCAATTAAACATCCCGATGTCAGATGTAATGGCAATTGGTGATAATTTAAATGACGTTTCTATGTTAGAAAAAGCAGGATATGCAGTTGCCATGGAAAATGGTGCACCCGAAGTTAAAGAGATAGCAGATTATGTTACAGACACTAATGAACACAGTGGTGTAGGTAAAGCGATTATACATGCACTCAAAGATTATGACCGCTAA
- the tadA gene encoding tRNA adenosine(34) deaminase TadA, whose protein sequence is MKLAIEEAKKAWAMDEVPIGAIIVYKDEVIGRGHNLREHDQSPVAHAEMIAIQEAAKHLNSWRLEETTLYATLEPCVMCSGAIVMSRIPRVVYGATDLKGGCSGSLMNLIEDTRFNHRATVERGILEQECGDMLRTFFKEKRILKKQIKQNNTDS, encoded by the coding sequence ATGAAACTTGCAATTGAAGAAGCAAAAAAGGCTTGGGCAATGGATGAAGTACCGATTGGCGCAATAATTGTTTATAAAGATGAAGTAATTGGCAGAGGGCATAATTTAAGAGAACATGATCAAAGTCCTGTAGCGCACGCTGAGATGATTGCGATACAAGAAGCGGCCAAGCATCTTAATTCATGGCGTCTTGAAGAGACAACATTATATGCTACGTTAGAGCCTTGTGTGATGTGTTCAGGCGCTATTGTTATGAGTAGAATTCCTCGTGTCGTATACGGCGCGACAGATTTAAAAGGTGGTTGTAGTGGTAGCTTAATGAATTTAATAGAAGATACACGCTTCAATCATCGAGCTACAGTTGAAAGAGGGATACTCGAACAAGAATGTGGTGACATGTTACGAACATTTTTTAAAGAAAAAAGGATTTTAAAAAAACAAATTAAGCAGAATAATACAGATTCATAG